One genomic region from Erythrobacter mangrovi encodes:
- a CDS encoding FAD-dependent oxidoreductase, with protein sequence MRLTRRNIVKSIGATSLAIASGRVGATSSQTLDVAVVGAGVFGSWTAWHLRKRGLKVALYDAYGPGNVRSSSGGESRVIRLSYGGDPLYSSMALESLGYWKALSDRQSTPIFYPTGVLWFSPERDQYMQRSLAWLEAQKISHRSGNADWLGKNWPQIRFDANEVGFIEEDTGGLIANRAVQATVRDAGLKPVIAHVGPPRNGQAGGFELPDGQRARKLVYALGPWLGNLFPGTLGERLSVTRQEVFYFGPPDGDDRFAAGRFPVWADFNGGDIVYGLPDIEGRGFKIAFDRHGPAIDPNSLEREPSSEGISMARAFIANRFPALADAPLVQARVCQYTNTSNGDFLIDWLPGNRDVLLIGGGSGHGFKHGPAVGKRAAELLVSGSAQAEPRFSLETKGINTNRQVY encoded by the coding sequence ATGCGTCTGACCCGCCGTAACATTGTCAAATCGATCGGCGCGACCAGCCTGGCGATCGCCAGCGGACGGGTCGGCGCAACAAGTTCACAGACTTTGGACGTGGCCGTAGTCGGCGCAGGCGTCTTTGGCTCCTGGACTGCTTGGCATCTTCGGAAGCGTGGCCTGAAGGTTGCCCTCTATGACGCCTATGGCCCGGGGAATGTCAGGAGTTCGTCCGGCGGCGAAAGCCGGGTCATTCGCCTGAGCTATGGCGGCGATCCGCTCTATTCTTCGATGGCGCTTGAATCGCTGGGTTACTGGAAAGCACTGTCGGATCGCCAGAGCACGCCGATCTTCTACCCGACCGGCGTCCTGTGGTTTTCGCCCGAGCGCGACCAATACATGCAGCGCAGCCTGGCATGGCTGGAAGCACAGAAGATCAGCCACCGATCGGGGAATGCCGATTGGCTTGGCAAGAACTGGCCGCAAATCCGCTTCGACGCGAATGAGGTGGGATTCATCGAGGAAGACACGGGCGGCCTCATCGCCAACAGGGCGGTACAGGCGACGGTGCGGGATGCCGGTTTGAAGCCGGTGATTGCGCATGTCGGACCACCCCGAAACGGGCAGGCCGGCGGCTTCGAATTGCCTGACGGGCAAAGGGCGCGAAAGCTGGTCTATGCACTCGGCCCGTGGTTGGGAAATCTCTTCCCCGGCACGCTGGGAGAGCGGCTCTCTGTTACCCGCCAGGAGGTCTTCTATTTCGGCCCCCCGGATGGTGATGACCGTTTCGCCGCTGGTCGCTTCCCCGTGTGGGCGGACTTCAACGGCGGCGATATCGTCTACGGCTTGCCGGATATCGAAGGCCGAGGCTTCAAAATCGCCTTCGATCGACACGGCCCGGCAATCGATCCCAATTCGCTGGAGCGAGAGCCGAGCAGCGAGGGAATTTCCATGGCCAGGGCATTCATCGCGAACCGCTTCCCGGCGCTTGCCGATGCGCCCTTGGTCCAGGCCAGAGTGTGCCAGTATACCAATACGTCGAACGGCGATTTCCTGATCGATTGGCTGCCCGGCAACAGGGATGTCCTCCTGATAGGCGGAGGGTCTGGCCATGGTTTCAAACATGGCCCCGCCGTGGGCAAGCGTGCGGCCGAATTGCTAGTGTCAGGCTCGGCACAGGCGGAACCTCGGTTCTCGCTGGAGACCAAGGGGATCAACACAAATCGCCAAGTCTATTAG
- a CDS encoding FAD-dependent oxidoreductase, producing MRLTRRNIVKSIGATSLAIASGRVGATSSQTLDVAVVGAGVFGSWTAWHLRKRGLKVALYDAYGPGNVRSSSGGESRVIRLSYGGDPLYSSMALESLGYWKALSDRQSTPIFYPTGVLWFSPERDQYMQRSLAWLEAQKISHRSGNADWLGKNWPQIRFDANEVGFIEEDTGGLIANRAVQATVRDAGLKPVIAHVGPPRNGQAGGFELPDGQRARKLVYALGPWLGNLFPGTLGERLSVTRQEVFYFGPPDGDDRFAAGRFPVWADFNGGDIVYGLPDIEGRGFKIAFDRHGPAIDPNSLEREPSSEGISMARAFIANRSREGSTSQNTWSD from the coding sequence ATGCGTCTGACCCGCCGTAACATTGTCAAATCGATCGGCGCGACCAGCCTGGCGATCGCCAGCGGACGGGTCGGCGCAACAAGTTCACAGACTTTGGACGTGGCCGTAGTCGGCGCAGGCGTCTTTGGCTCCTGGACTGCTTGGCATCTTCGGAAGCGTGGCCTGAAGGTTGCCCTCTATGACGCCTATGGCCCGGGGAATGTCAGGAGTTCGTCCGGCGGCGAAAGCCGGGTCATTCGCCTGAGCTATGGCGGCGATCCGCTCTATTCTTCGATGGCGCTTGAATCGCTGGGTTACTGGAAAGCACTGTCGGATCGCCAGAGCACGCCGATCTTCTACCCGACCGGCGTCCTGTGGTTTTCGCCCGAGCGCGACCAATACATGCAGCGCAGCCTGGCATGGCTGGAAGCACAGAAGATCAGCCACCGATCGGGGAATGCCGATTGGCTTGGCAAGAACTGGCCGCAAATCCGCTTCGACGCGAATGAGGTGGGATTCATCGAGGAAGACACGGGCGGCCTCATCGCCAACAGGGCGGTACAGGCGACGGTGCGGGATGCCGGTTTGAAGCCGGTGATTGCGCATGTCGGACCACCCCGAAACGGGCAGGCCGGCGGCTTCGAATTGCCTGACGGGCAAAGGGCGCGAAAGCTGGTCTATGCACTCGGCCCGTGGTTGGGAAATCTCTTCCCCGGCACGCTGGGAGAGCGGCTCTCTGTTACCCGCCAGGAGGTCTTCTATTTCGGCCCCCCGGATGGTGATGACCGTTTCGCCGCTGGTCGCTTCCCCGTGTGGGCGGACTTCAACGGCGGCGATATCGTCTACGGCTTGCCGGATATCGAAGGCCGAGGCTTCAAAATCGCCTTCGATCGACACGGCCCGGCAATCGATCCCAATTCGCTGGAGCGAGAGCCGAGCAGCGAGGGAATTTCCATGGCCAGGGCATTCATCGCGAACCGCAGTCGGGAAGGATCAACGTCGCAGAACACGTGGAGCGACTGA
- a CDS encoding N-acetylmuramoyl-L-alanine amidase: MAVIHYTDMLGPEAALERMCDPAAKVSAHYLIAEDGTVTRLVPEAKRAWHAGASYWRGTRDVNSASIGIELDHPGHTNGYRDFSEAQFEALVPLLARIVRAHDIPRANVVGHSDVAPARKLDPGELFPWERLAEYGLCLPTPKIELGDPFDNDGAFYLALERFGYDITDGHKAVEAFQRRWRPRRIDGEIDGEVRAILFQLLLDRDRGAHR; this comes from the coding sequence ATGGCCGTCATCCATTACACCGACATGCTGGGACCCGAGGCCGCTCTCGAGCGGATGTGCGATCCCGCTGCCAAGGTCTCCGCCCATTACCTGATCGCCGAAGACGGTACTGTCACGCGCCTCGTGCCTGAGGCCAAGCGCGCCTGGCATGCCGGTGCGTCATACTGGCGTGGCACCCGTGACGTGAATTCGGCCAGCATCGGTATCGAACTCGACCATCCGGGACACACCAACGGGTATCGCGACTTCAGCGAGGCTCAGTTCGAGGCGCTGGTTCCCCTGCTCGCGCGGATCGTGCGGGCTCACGACATTCCCCGCGCCAACGTGGTCGGCCATTCCGACGTGGCGCCTGCGCGCAAGCTTGATCCGGGCGAGCTGTTCCCGTGGGAGCGGTTGGCGGAATACGGGCTATGCCTGCCGACGCCGAAGATCGAACTGGGCGACCCCTTCGACAATGATGGCGCCTTCTACCTCGCGCTCGAACGCTTCGGTTATGACATCACCGATGGGCATAAGGCAGTCGAGGCGTTCCAGCGCCGCTGGCGCCCCCGCAGGATCGACGGCGAGATCGACGGCGAGGTGCGGGCGATCCTGTTCCAGCTATTGCTCGACCGGGACCGCGGAGCGCATAGGTAG